In one window of Gossypium arboreum isolate Shixiya-1 chromosome 4, ASM2569848v2, whole genome shotgun sequence DNA:
- the LOC128291575 gene encoding uncharacterized protein LOC128291575 — protein sequence MARGSISKRLRSNGAEIFRGVSRVASNVAKYWLEATERIMDDLDCTVEQKLKGAVSLLQDEAYQWWLTVREGTQANRLTWDFFKASFQGKYVGASYVDARKKEFLNLTQGNRTVTAYEAKFLRLSRYACAHCVWFEDGLCNELGILIALQRERDFTTLVEKAKIAEDVKRSECQNRENDRGRVKIEFGSSSSGGRPFKRAKLDGPVQARGPVAAIRPQPYADCGRSHLGECWKKIGASFKCGSIEHQVRNCPQRPTQMQVIVQGHVEPGRGGQPLRGRGLARGGNGFGLGRGALGRGTGNTEATQPALVYAARR from the coding sequence ATGGCCCGAGGGTCAATTTCTAAGCGACTCCGATCCAATGGGGCGGAGATCTTTAGAGGTGTCTCTAGAGTAGCCTCGAATGTGGCaaaatattggttagaggctacggagaggattatggatgatcttgaCTGTACTGTGGAACAGAAACTGAAAGGGGCAGTGTCGTTACTGCAAGACgaggcttatcaatggtggctcactgtgagggaAGGTACACAAGCTAATCGTCTGACATGGGATTTCTTCAAAGCAtccttccaagggaagtatgtgggtgcaagttatgtggacgcccgaaAGAAGGAATTTCTGAACCTGACCCAAGGGAACAGGACTGTGACGGCTTATGAGGCGAAGTTTTTGCGGTTGAGTCGTTATGCTTGTGCACACTGTGTGTGGTTCGAAGATGGACTTTGCAATGAATTGGGAATTCTGATAGCTctacagagggagcgagactttaCTACCCTTGTCGAGAAAGCAAAGATTGCTGAAGACGTGAAGCGCTCTGAGTGCCAGAACCGAGAGAACGATAGGGGCAGAGTTAAGATAGAATTTGGATCATCAAGTTCTGGAGGTAGGCCTTTTAAGAGGGCCAAGTTGGATGGGCCAGTTCAAGCTAGAGGTCCTGTTGCTGCTATAAGACCGCAACCCTATGCTGATTGTGGAAGATCTCATTTGGGTGAGTGTTGGAAAAAGATTGGAGCGAGTTTCAAATGTGGATCCATAGAGCATCAAGTTAGGAATTGTCCTCAGAGGCCTACTCAGATGCAAGTCATAGTACAGGGTCATGTTGAACCTGGAAGGGGTGGTCAGCCTTTGAGAGGTCGTGGACTGGCTAGAGGTGGAAATGGGTTTGGACTAGGACGTGGCGCACTGGGCAGGGGCACAGGTAATACTGAGGCAACACAACCAGccttggtttatgctgctcgtcgctGA